The following are from one region of the Paenibacillus sp. JZ16 genome:
- the pstA gene encoding phosphate ABC transporter permease PstA, with amino-acid sequence MKQLNLGDSKGINRRRLGDQTLHMIFLACTSIGILALMALIVTIVMDGVHRLSPDLFTNFPSRIADKAGLKSPIVGTIYLLLLMAPLSFVLGVGAAIFLEEYAGRSRWVRLIQLNISTLAGVPSIIYGILGLAIFVRSMNLGRSLLSGVLTMTLLVLPIIIVAAQEALRAVPKNRRDASYALGATKWQTVSSAVLPSAIPGIMTGVILALSRAIGETAPLIMIGALTYVAFLPENLLDSFTVMPIQIFNWVSRPSEAFHELAASGIILLLIMLFIMNIAAVWIRNKYSKNI; translated from the coding sequence ATGAAACAATTGAATCTGGGGGATAGCAAAGGAATCAACCGGAGACGTCTGGGTGACCAAACGCTGCATATGATATTCCTGGCTTGTACCAGTATCGGTATTCTAGCCTTGATGGCTTTGATTGTTACGATCGTGATGGATGGCGTTCACAGACTCTCACCCGATCTGTTCACGAACTTTCCGTCACGTATCGCGGATAAAGCAGGCCTGAAATCGCCGATTGTCGGCACGATTTATCTGCTCCTGCTCATGGCCCCGCTGTCTTTTGTATTAGGCGTGGGCGCGGCAATCTTTCTTGAAGAGTATGCGGGCCGCAGCCGCTGGGTTCGGCTGATCCAGCTGAATATCAGTACGCTTGCAGGGGTTCCTTCTATTATATATGGTATCCTGGGACTGGCGATTTTCGTGCGCAGCATGAATCTTGGCCGCAGCCTGTTGTCCGGGGTATTAACGATGACGCTGCTGGTGCTGCCAATTATTATCGTTGCCGCTCAGGAGGCGCTTCGCGCCGTGCCTAAGAACCGGCGCGATGCTTCTTATGCGCTGGGCGCAACGAAATGGCAAACGGTGTCCAGCGCCGTGCTGCCATCAGCGATTCCTGGAATTATGACCGGGGTTATCCTGGCCTTGTCTCGTGCGATCGGCGAAACCGCACCGCTGATCATGATCGGTGCTTTAACGTACGTGGCCTTCTTGCCGGAAAATCTGCTTGATTCGTTTACTGTCATGCCGATCCAGATCTTTAACTGGGTATCAAGACCAAGTGAGGCTTTCCACGAGCTGGCGGCTTCGGGTATTATTCTGTTGCTCATCATGCTGTTCATCATGAATATTGCAGCCGTGTGGATCCGGAACAAGTATTCGAAGAACATCTAA
- a CDS encoding PstS family phosphate ABC transporter substrate-binding protein, translating to MFKRRGRKPAGILVLVLMLSTLLAACGGGTTSGGASGENTDNGSAQQNEGSTTTALSGTIEIDGSSTLHPLTEAIAEEFGAANPDVRIPIGTGGTGGGFKRFNNGEIPISNASRPIKDSEAEEAKSKGITYHEVLVAYDGLSVVVNPSNEFVDKLTVDELKKIYEPNSTVKTWADVREGWPAEEIKIYSPGTDHGTFDYFTEAINGEAQASRNDSQITFSADTNAVVQGVAGDKNSIGYFGFSFYEENQDKLKLVPIDNGTATVAPSMETIKDNSYAPLSRPLLLYVNDKELERPEVNAFMNFYLDNAASLAGEVGFVPLQDEQYQEEKDKLAK from the coding sequence TTGTTTAAAAGAAGGGGTCGTAAACCAGCAGGTATTCTCGTACTGGTGTTAATGCTGAGCACGCTTTTGGCGGCATGCGGCGGAGGAACAACTTCCGGCGGTGCTTCAGGAGAAAATACAGACAACGGTTCAGCACAGCAAAATGAAGGAAGCACAACAACAGCTTTGTCGGGAACGATTGAAATTGACGGTTCCAGTACATTGCATCCATTAACTGAAGCCATCGCTGAAGAGTTCGGCGCAGCGAACCCGGATGTCCGCATTCCGATTGGAACAGGCGGAACAGGTGGCGGTTTCAAACGCTTCAATAATGGAGAGATTCCAATTTCCAATGCATCCCGTCCAATTAAAGACAGTGAAGCTGAAGAAGCAAAATCCAAGGGCATTACCTATCATGAGGTTCTGGTAGCTTATGACGGACTATCCGTTGTTGTTAACCCGAGCAATGAATTCGTAGATAAATTAACGGTAGATGAGCTGAAGAAAATTTACGAGCCGAACAGCACTGTAAAAACATGGGCTGACGTTCGCGAAGGATGGCCGGCAGAGGAAATCAAAATTTACTCTCCTGGTACAGACCACGGAACATTCGACTACTTCACAGAAGCGATTAACGGTGAAGCTCAAGCAAGCAGAAACGATAGCCAAATCACGTTCAGTGCCGATACAAATGCAGTCGTACAAGGGGTTGCTGGCGACAAGAACTCCATCGGATACTTCGGATTCTCCTTCTATGAAGAGAACCAAGACAAATTGAAGCTGGTTCCGATCGATAACGGTACGGCTACAGTAGCTCCAAGCATGGAAACGATCAAGGATAACAGTTATGCTCCATTGTCCCGTCCGCTGCTGCTCTATGTAAACGATAAGGAGCTTGAGCGTCCGGAAGTGAATGCATTCATGAACTTCTACCTTGATAATGCCGCTAGTCTTGCTGGCGAAGTTGGTTTCGTACCGCTTCAAGATGAACAATATCAAGAAGAAAAAGACAAGTTGGCAAAATAA
- the phoU gene encoding phosphate signaling complex protein PhoU, with the protein MIRRIEFDQQLDELRSLLQDMGKHMEEALANSVESLQTLDAEKAQAVIKNDVQLNNMEEQIMDIGSRLIVTQQPVAKDLRRILVAFRIASDLERMGDLARDVAKVTIRLQGQKLIKPLVDLPRMSDLVRAMVSESIESYLTENTDLAYKMAQDDDQIDHLYSVILQDLYAHLTSDPDSANQAMLLIMVGRYIERIADHATNIGESTVYLVTGHRPDLNQ; encoded by the coding sequence ATGATCCGGAGAATTGAGTTTGATCAGCAGCTTGATGAGCTGAGAAGTTTGCTGCAGGATATGGGCAAGCATATGGAGGAGGCACTGGCAAACAGCGTGGAGTCCCTTCAGACCTTGGATGCGGAGAAAGCGCAGGCGGTTATCAAGAACGATGTGCAGTTAAACAACATGGAAGAGCAAATCATGGACATCGGCTCCCGTCTGATCGTGACCCAGCAGCCTGTGGCAAAGGATTTGCGCCGGATTTTAGTGGCTTTCCGGATTGCAAGCGATTTGGAGCGTATGGGTGACTTGGCGCGGGATGTCGCTAAAGTGACGATCCGTCTGCAAGGCCAGAAGCTGATCAAGCCACTGGTGGATCTTCCGCGGATGTCGGATTTGGTGCGCGCGATGGTTTCGGAATCGATCGAATCCTATCTGACGGAAAATACGGATCTTGCCTATAAAATGGCCCAGGACGATGATCAGATCGATCATTTGTACAGCGTGATTTTGCAGGACCTGTATGCGCATCTGACCTCCGATCCGGATTCGGCCAATCAGGCGATGCTGCTGATCATGGTGGGACGTTACATCGAACGGATCGCCGACCATGCAACCAACATTGGCGAGAGCACGGTGTACCTCGTAACGGGTCATCGTCCCGACCTCAATCAATAG
- a CDS encoding lytic transglycosylase domain-containing protein, with protein sequence MKWLRKKRVLLLLFVSFVALLYLSSNWMTLLYPIHYKDEIRKHAAYYEVDPFLVASIIRVETNFKPGKESKKGALGIMQLMPDTANWAMEMAKLPSVNLLNVKNEVDANIQLGTWYIQNLHKEMDGNPIAAIAAYNAGPGNVKNWINKGMWDGTYENVKSIPIGETRHYVQRVIYYYNQYTDVYKDGF encoded by the coding sequence ATGAAGTGGCTCCGTAAAAAAAGAGTGCTGCTTCTGCTGTTTGTCTCTTTTGTAGCGCTTCTGTATCTGAGCTCGAACTGGATGACCTTGCTGTATCCGATTCATTATAAAGATGAAATACGGAAGCATGCCGCATACTATGAGGTCGATCCGTTCCTGGTGGCATCCATCATTCGTGTGGAAACGAACTTCAAGCCGGGTAAGGAGTCCAAGAAAGGCGCCCTGGGCATTATGCAGCTGATGCCGGATACGGCGAATTGGGCGATGGAAATGGCCAAGCTGCCATCGGTAAACCTGCTGAACGTAAAGAATGAAGTGGATGCGAATATCCAGCTGGGCACCTGGTATATTCAGAACCTGCACAAGGAAATGGACGGCAACCCGATTGCCGCCATCGCCGCCTATAATGCAGGCCCCGGGAACGTCAAGAATTGGATCAACAAGGGCATGTGGGATGGAACCTACGAGAATGTGAAGAGTATTCCCATCGGGGAAACCCGCCACTATGTACAGCGCGTGATTTATTATTATAATCAATATACGGATGTGTATAAGGACGGCTTTTAA
- the pstC gene encoding phosphate ABC transporter permease subunit PstC: MNKTSPVAANTKSMTFRRSKTRLSDKIVPILLGLCAMLSVFTTIGIVYTLLQESVIFFKEVPVWSFLTGTTWSPILPPKEFGVLPLLGGTLLITGIAIIFAVPIGLACAIYLNEYAPARVRGVVKPVLEVLAGVPTIVYGYFALETVTPFLQKIFPDMGIFNALSAGLVVGIMVLPMISSLSEDAMRAVPKSLRHGAYALGATRFEVALKIVLPAALSGVVSSFVLAFSRAIGETMIVTVAAGATPQLTLNPLESIQTMTSYIVQVSMGDVPRGTIEYGTIFAVGLTLFVITFLLNILAQWVARRFREEY, translated from the coding sequence ATGAACAAAACTTCACCCGTGGCGGCAAACACTAAAAGCATGACATTCCGTCGAAGCAAAACACGCCTCTCAGACAAAATCGTTCCAATCCTGCTCGGCTTGTGTGCCATGCTTTCGGTGTTTACCACCATCGGTATTGTATATACACTTCTACAGGAATCCGTGATCTTCTTCAAAGAAGTGCCGGTATGGTCCTTCTTGACTGGAACGACATGGAGTCCAATTCTCCCTCCAAAAGAATTCGGCGTGCTGCCCCTGCTGGGCGGCACATTGCTGATTACAGGCATTGCGATCATTTTCGCAGTGCCTATCGGCTTGGCATGCGCTATTTATCTCAATGAATACGCTCCTGCCCGGGTTCGGGGGGTTGTAAAGCCAGTGCTTGAAGTGTTGGCTGGTGTACCAACGATTGTTTACGGATATTTTGCGCTTGAAACGGTAACGCCATTCCTTCAAAAGATTTTTCCCGACATGGGGATATTCAATGCGCTTAGTGCGGGTCTCGTGGTCGGCATCATGGTCCTGCCGATGATCTCGTCTTTAAGTGAAGACGCGATGCGTGCGGTGCCTAAGAGCCTTCGTCACGGAGCATACGCGCTGGGTGCTACCCGATTTGAGGTTGCCCTGAAAATTGTACTGCCTGCCGCTTTATCGGGGGTTGTATCGTCCTTCGTATTGGCATTCTCGCGCGCGATTGGCGAGACGATGATCGTTACGGTGGCTGCAGGTGCTACGCCGCAGCTGACACTGAATCCGCTGGAAAGCATTCAGACCATGACTTCTTATATTGTTCAGGTAAGCATGGGAGACGTTCCGCGAGGAACGATTGAATACGGCACGATTTTTGCGGTAGGTCTGACCTTGTTTGTCATCACCTTCTTGCTTAATATATTGGCGCAGTGGGTCGCTCGCCGCTTCAGGGAGGAATACTAG
- a CDS encoding alpha/beta-type small acid-soluble spore protein produces the protein MAQSNNNSNNLVVPRANAALEQLKYEVAQELGISIPQDGYQGNMTSYENGSIGGYITKRLVTLAEQQLAGQFSGQ, from the coding sequence ATGGCACAAAGCAACAACAACTCCAACAACCTGGTTGTTCCTCGCGCAAACGCTGCTCTTGAGCAATTGAAGTACGAGGTAGCTCAAGAACTTGGTATCTCCATTCCACAAGACGGATACCAAGGTAACATGACTTCCTACGAGAACGGTTCGATCGGGGGATACATCACAAAGCGTCTTGTAACCCTGGCCGAGCAACAATTGGCTGGTCAATTCTCCGGTCAATAA
- the polA gene encoding DNA polymerase I — protein sequence MDKLILIDGNNIIYRAFFAMPPLTNASGQQTNAVYGFTTMLLRLIEEHKPTHMMVAFDAGKETFRHADFQDYKGGRQKTPPELSGQFPLLKELLKGLGVSQFEIGGYEADDIIGTITRQADEAGRKVMVVSGDKDMLQLASEHTTIAMVRKGVTDIEYYGPEQIKERYDLTPDQIIDLKGLMGDASDNIPGVPGVGEKTALKLLHEFGSVEAVVSRTDELKGKMKEKIEEHADSAILSKKLATIFREVPLEQSLDDMAFTGLNEETAGPALAKLEFKSLIERLNLSTSGVGGDAAESKPEAKIEVTLVDTKGLKEVADNLAHVTILHVETHGDNPHHAEVIGLALATEERQYFIPFEVLKSEEAEPVRAWLADSGIPKRGYDLHRIDLALHWQGIAFAGAAFDVHLAAYLLDPTESNQSLSGLASKYGLAYLQADEDVFGKGAKYKVPDMEKLSEHMARKCLAVSELVPVQEKELAANEMLPLFHELEMPLSRILADMEKQGIAVNAEDLKELGREFEGQIEKLVHEIYEIAGTEFNLNSPKQLGEILFVKLELPVIKKTKTGYSTDAEVLEKLAPYHDIVRLILKYRTLAKLQSTYVEGLLKEISSQTGKVHTYYRQTIAATGRLSSQYPNLQNIPIRLEEGRKLRKVFVPSEPGWSILAADYSQIELRVLAHISDDERLKEAFVHDMDIHTKTAMDVFGVGVDEVDSNMRRSAKAVNFGIVYGISDYGLSQNLNITRKEAAAFIDQYFEVFQGVRRYMDVIVKQAKQDGYVKTLLERRRYLPEINASNFNLRSFAERTAMNTPIQGTAADIIKLAMVHMDKALHDRQLKSRMLLQVHDELVFEVPEDELEIMKELVPEVMSQALKLSVPLKSEVSYGENWYEAK from the coding sequence ATGGACAAGCTGATTTTAATTGATGGAAATAATATCATTTACCGGGCATTCTTCGCGATGCCGCCGCTGACCAATGCCAGCGGACAGCAGACGAATGCGGTTTACGGCTTTACGACGATGCTGCTTCGCTTGATTGAGGAACACAAACCGACCCATATGATGGTCGCATTCGATGCAGGCAAGGAAACATTTCGGCATGCGGATTTTCAGGATTACAAGGGTGGCCGCCAGAAAACGCCTCCCGAGCTCTCCGGACAATTCCCGCTGCTGAAAGAGCTGTTGAAAGGCCTTGGCGTCTCCCAATTTGAAATCGGCGGTTATGAGGCCGATGACATTATCGGGACCATTACCCGTCAGGCTGATGAAGCTGGCCGGAAGGTGATGGTTGTATCCGGGGATAAGGATATGCTGCAGCTGGCTTCGGAGCATACCACGATCGCCATGGTCCGCAAGGGCGTTACCGACATCGAGTATTACGGACCGGAACAAATTAAGGAGCGATATGACCTGACGCCTGATCAGATTATCGACCTTAAGGGACTGATGGGCGATGCTTCCGATAACATCCCCGGCGTTCCAGGAGTGGGTGAGAAGACGGCTCTGAAGCTGCTTCATGAATTTGGATCCGTTGAAGCCGTGGTGTCACGCACCGACGAGCTGAAAGGCAAGATGAAAGAGAAAATTGAAGAGCATGCGGATTCCGCCATACTCAGCAAGAAGCTGGCTACGATCTTTCGCGAAGTTCCGCTGGAGCAGTCGCTGGATGACATGGCGTTTACAGGCTTGAATGAAGAGACGGCAGGGCCCGCACTGGCGAAGCTGGAGTTTAAATCGCTCATTGAACGGTTAAACCTGAGCACAAGCGGAGTGGGCGGGGATGCGGCTGAGTCGAAGCCCGAAGCGAAGATTGAAGTGACCCTTGTAGACACGAAGGGGCTTAAGGAGGTTGCGGATAACCTGGCCCACGTCACCATACTCCATGTAGAGACGCATGGGGACAATCCCCATCATGCCGAGGTGATCGGGCTCGCACTCGCTACGGAGGAACGGCAGTACTTCATTCCGTTTGAGGTTCTGAAGTCGGAAGAGGCCGAGCCTGTTCGAGCTTGGCTTGCCGATAGCGGGATCCCTAAACGCGGATATGATCTGCACCGCATTGATCTGGCCCTCCACTGGCAGGGCATTGCTTTTGCCGGCGCGGCATTTGACGTTCATCTGGCTGCCTACCTGCTGGACCCAACCGAATCGAATCAAAGTCTTAGCGGTCTGGCCTCCAAATACGGGCTTGCGTATCTTCAAGCCGATGAGGATGTTTTCGGTAAAGGGGCAAAGTACAAGGTTCCCGATATGGAGAAGCTCAGCGAGCACATGGCCAGAAAATGCCTGGCTGTATCCGAACTGGTTCCCGTTCAGGAGAAGGAGCTGGCTGCCAATGAAATGCTGCCGCTGTTCCATGAGCTGGAGATGCCGCTGTCCCGCATACTGGCCGATATGGAGAAGCAGGGAATTGCCGTGAATGCGGAGGATTTGAAGGAGCTGGGTCGCGAGTTTGAAGGACAGATCGAGAAGCTAGTTCATGAGATATATGAGATCGCCGGAACGGAATTCAATCTTAATTCGCCTAAACAGCTGGGCGAGATTCTGTTTGTGAAGCTGGAGCTTCCGGTCATCAAGAAGACCAAAACCGGTTATTCCACCGATGCCGAGGTGCTCGAGAAGCTGGCGCCTTATCACGATATTGTCCGCTTGATTCTGAAGTATCGTACCTTGGCCAAGCTGCAATCCACTTATGTGGAAGGTCTTCTGAAGGAGATTTCGTCACAAACGGGCAAAGTGCACACGTACTATCGTCAGACGATTGCCGCGACGGGCCGTCTGAGCAGCCAATATCCGAATTTGCAGAACATTCCGATCCGTCTGGAGGAGGGCCGCAAGCTGCGCAAGGTCTTCGTTCCGTCCGAGCCGGGCTGGAGCATTTTGGCGGCGGACTACTCCCAGATCGAGCTGCGCGTGCTTGCGCATATCTCGGATGATGAACGGCTGAAGGAAGCCTTCGTCCACGATATGGATATCCACACGAAGACCGCAATGGACGTGTTCGGAGTCGGCGTGGATGAGGTGGACTCCAATATGCGCCGATCCGCCAAGGCGGTTAACTTCGGCATCGTGTATGGAATCAGCGACTATGGCTTGTCCCAGAACCTGAATATTACCCGGAAGGAAGCCGCGGCCTTCATTGACCAGTATTTCGAGGTGTTCCAGGGCGTCCGGCGTTATATGGACGTGATCGTCAAGCAGGCGAAACAAGACGGCTATGTGAAGACATTGCTTGAACGCAGACGCTACCTGCCGGAGATTAACGCCAGCAACTTCAACCTGCGGTCTTTTGCCGAGCGGACAGCAATGAATACGCCGATTCAGGGAACCGCGGCGGACATTATCAAGCTGGCCATGGTCCATATGGACAAGGCGCTGCATGATCGTCAATTGAAGAGCCGCATGCTGCTTCAGGTGCACGATGAATTGGTGTTCGAGGTGCCGGAGGATGAGCTGGAGATCATGAAGGAATTGGTGCCGGAAGTGATGAGTCAAGCGCTGAAGCTGTCGGTACCGCTGAAATCGGAAGTCAGCTATGGCGAGAACTGGTACGAAGCGAAGTAA
- the mutM gene encoding DNA-formamidopyrimidine glycosylase: MPELPEVETVKRTLNQLIKGKHIDHVSVHLPRIIQRPDDIEAFAFMLKDHTVEGVERRGKFLRILLDGLVLVSHLRMEGRYGLYSAEEPVEKHTHVIFHFSDGTELRYKDVRQFGTMHLFATGEEFQHAPLAKLGYEPLDDTFTFGTFKEVIGSKKTKIKAVLLNQAYVVGIGNIYVDEALFRAKIHPERNANSLKDAELKRLYHAIVDTLSEAVEAGGSSIKSYVNGQGEMGMFQHSHQIYGRKDKPCHTCGGPIHKIVVGGRGTHFCPKCQPVKK, encoded by the coding sequence ATGCCGGAATTGCCGGAAGTAGAAACGGTGAAACGAACACTTAACCAATTGATTAAAGGTAAGCATATAGATCATGTATCCGTACATCTGCCGCGGATTATTCAGCGTCCTGATGATATTGAGGCATTTGCGTTTATGTTGAAGGATCATACCGTGGAAGGTGTAGAGCGCCGCGGGAAATTTTTAAGGATATTGCTGGACGGACTGGTGCTCGTCTCGCATCTGCGGATGGAAGGGCGTTACGGGTTGTACTCTGCCGAGGAGCCGGTGGAGAAGCACACTCATGTTATATTCCATTTCTCGGACGGGACGGAGCTGCGTTATAAGGACGTACGCCAATTCGGAACGATGCATCTCTTTGCAACGGGGGAAGAGTTTCAGCATGCTCCTCTTGCCAAGCTGGGGTATGAGCCGCTGGATGATACGTTTACGTTCGGAACTTTCAAGGAAGTCATCGGCAGCAAAAAAACGAAGATTAAAGCGGTGCTGCTGAATCAGGCATATGTGGTCGGCATCGGCAATATATATGTCGATGAGGCATTGTTTCGAGCCAAGATTCATCCGGAGCGTAACGCCAACAGCCTGAAGGATGCTGAGCTCAAGCGATTGTATCATGCCATTGTGGATACACTGTCCGAAGCCGTAGAAGCGGGTGGTTCCTCCATTAAATCCTATGTCAATGGACAGGGTGAAATGGGGATGTTCCAGCATAGTCATCAGATTTACGGACGGAAGGACAAGCCGTGTCATACATGCGGTGGACCGATTCATAAGATCGTGGTTGGCGGACGGGGGACCCACTTCTGCCCGAAGTGTCAGCCGGTTAAGAAGTAA
- the nrdR gene encoding transcriptional regulator NrdR, protein MKCPYCSYAGTKVLDSRPANENKSIRRRRECEQCSKRFTTFEMVEETPLIVVKKDGSREEFSREKVLRGLIRACEKRPVSVDQLDMIVSDVEKALRNTAAAEVESRQIGELLMERLYPVDEVAYVRFASVYRQFKDINMFMKELKSLLSKDTDGQEL, encoded by the coding sequence ATGAAGTGTCCATATTGCAGTTATGCCGGAACGAAAGTGCTGGATTCCAGGCCTGCCAACGAGAATAAATCCATCCGCCGCCGCAGGGAATGCGAGCAGTGCAGCAAGAGATTCACAACCTTTGAGATGGTGGAGGAAACGCCGCTGATTGTTGTGAAGAAGGATGGAAGCCGAGAAGAATTCAGCCGGGAGAAGGTACTCCGCGGTTTGATCCGGGCATGCGAGAAGCGTCCGGTATCCGTGGATCAGCTGGATATGATCGTATCGGATGTCGAGAAGGCACTGCGCAATACCGCAGCAGCAGAGGTGGAGAGCCGCCAGATCGGGGAGCTTCTGATGGAACGGCTGTATCCGGTCGATGAGGTAGCGTACGTCCGGTTTGCGTCCGTGTATCGGCAGTTCAAGGATATCAATATGTTTATGAAGGAACTGAAAAGCCTACTGTCCAAGGATACGGACGGTCAGGAGCTGTAA
- the coaE gene encoding dephospho-CoA kinase (Dephospho-CoA kinase (CoaE) performs the final step in coenzyme A biosynthesis.), protein MNIGLTGGIATGKSTVSSMLAMKGALLVDADLIAREVMLPGHPVLGKVTEHFGQAILFEDGTLNRKKLGEVIFHHPEQRTVLNEITHPAIRQEIRERTEAYERQYPDRLVVADIPLLLEAKEHYSYLDQIAVVYVPRELQLERLMVRDDLNREAAEARLNSQMDIEEKKRLADILIDNSGTLAETQQQVDNLWGRLVSL, encoded by the coding sequence ATGAATATCGGTTTAACCGGAGGAATTGCAACTGGCAAGAGCACCGTGTCCTCCATGTTGGCCATGAAGGGAGCACTTCTCGTCGATGCGGATCTCATCGCCCGGGAAGTCATGCTCCCGGGTCATCCGGTGCTGGGTAAAGTGACCGAACATTTTGGACAAGCGATCCTGTTTGAGGACGGTACGCTGAATCGAAAAAAACTCGGGGAAGTGATCTTCCATCATCCCGAGCAGAGAACGGTATTGAATGAGATCACGCATCCGGCGATCCGGCAGGAAATCCGGGAACGGACGGAAGCGTATGAGCGGCAGTATCCCGACCGGCTGGTGGTAGCGGATATTCCGCTGCTGCTTGAGGCCAAGGAGCATTATTCTTATCTTGACCAGATCGCTGTTGTTTATGTACCGCGAGAGCTGCAGCTTGAGCGTCTGATGGTACGCGATGATCTTAACAGGGAAGCGGCAGAAGCGCGTTTAAACAGTCAGATGGATATCGAGGAGAAGAAGCGTCTGGCGGATATCCTCATCGATAACAGCGGAACATTGGCCGAAACACAGCAGCAGGTGGACAACCTGTGGGGCAGGTTGGTTAGTCTATGA
- the pstB gene encoding phosphate ABC transporter ATP-binding protein PstB, translating to MESIIQIKKLNLYYDTYHALKNVDLDIPEKTVTAFIGPSGCGKSTLLRTLNRMNDMIPSTRIEGSVQIGGTEIYSEEVHVEALRKQVGMVFQQPNPFPKSIYDNIAYGPRLHGIRNKAELDQIVEQSLKQAVLWDEVKDYLKRSALSLSGGQQQRLCIARALAVQPDILLMDEATSALDPISTLKIEELVQELKSKYTIVMVTHNMHQAARVSGQTVFFLNGEVVESANTDTLFSTPSDARTEDYISGRFG from the coding sequence ATGGAATCCATCATACAGATTAAGAAATTAAATCTTTACTACGACACGTACCATGCGCTTAAAAACGTGGATCTGGACATTCCGGAGAAAACGGTGACGGCGTTCATCGGACCGTCGGGCTGCGGTAAGTCTACGCTGCTGCGCACGCTGAATCGCATGAATGACATGATTCCTTCCACTCGGATTGAAGGCAGCGTGCAAATCGGAGGAACCGAAATCTACAGCGAGGAAGTCCACGTTGAAGCCTTGCGCAAGCAGGTAGGGATGGTATTCCAGCAGCCGAATCCGTTTCCTAAATCGATTTATGACAACATCGCCTACGGGCCGCGACTTCACGGTATCCGCAATAAAGCGGAGCTGGACCAAATCGTGGAACAGAGCTTGAAACAAGCCGTGCTGTGGGATGAAGTCAAGGATTATCTCAAGCGGTCCGCGCTGAGCTTGTCCGGCGGCCAACAGCAGCGCCTATGCATTGCCCGGGCACTTGCCGTACAGCCGGATATCCTGCTGATGGACGAAGCAACTTCCGCGCTGGACCCGATCTCGACTTTGAAAATCGAAGAGCTGGTGCAGGAGCTGAAGAGCAAATACACCATCGTCATGGTTACGCATAACATGCATCAGGCAGCACGCGTATCCGGGCAGACCGTATTTTTCCTGAATGGCGAAGTGGTTGAATCTGCAAACACCGATACGCTGTTCTCGACGCCGTCGGATGCACGTACCGAGGATTATATCTCGGGCCGGTTTGGTTAA
- a CDS encoding MntP/YtaF family protein: MLSHIFSSALLAMALSLDGFGAGVTYGLRKTRIPLLSVLIISLCSGLVLGASMQAGALLQRFLSPSVASVIGAAILILLGLWSLYQQVRRKNESDVQPVSSKDISKSLMETKASDHQVKSRREVNTAGQVHLQRAVFSLEIPKAGVVIQILRSPSKADLDDSGSISPWEAMWLGIALSLDAFGAGLGAAMLGFSPLGTAAVVSLFSGIFLVLGMRVGLRFASKGGMRFISYLPAFLLIVMGIMKLL; the protein is encoded by the coding sequence GTGCTCAGTCATATTTTCTCGTCTGCGCTGCTGGCCATGGCATTAAGCCTGGACGGATTCGGTGCGGGGGTTACATACGGTCTGCGCAAAACAAGGATACCGCTGCTGTCTGTATTGATCATCTCGCTATGTTCCGGCTTGGTGCTTGGCGCCTCCATGCAGGCGGGCGCGCTGTTACAGCGGTTCTTATCCCCATCCGTGGCGTCTGTGATCGGAGCCGCCATTTTGATTCTGCTGGGCTTATGGTCTCTATATCAGCAAGTTCGCAGAAAAAACGAGTCAGATGTGCAGCCGGTTTCCAGTAAGGATATTTCGAAGTCTCTTATGGAAACGAAGGCATCTGACCATCAAGTGAAATCAAGACGTGAGGTTAACACGGCAGGTCAAGTGCATCTTCAGCGGGCGGTATTCTCTCTTGAGATTCCGAAGGCCGGGGTTGTCATTCAAATTCTCCGCAGTCCCTCGAAGGCGGATCTGGACGACTCCGGCAGCATCTCCCCGTGGGAGGCGATGTGGCTCGGGATCGCGTTATCGCTCGATGCGTTCGGCGCAGGGCTTGGCGCCGCCATGCTGGGCTTCTCACCGTTAGGTACCGCGGCTGTTGTTTCCTTGTTTAGCGGGATATTCCTGGTGCTGGGCATGAGGGTTGGTTTACGTTTTGCATCCAAGGGCGGCATGCGTTTTATCTCTTATTTGCCTGCTTTTTTGTTAATCGTCATGGGTATAATGAAGCTGTTATGA